GGCGACGAGACGGACCGGGTGGTGGGCCTGGAGCTGGGCGCGGACGACTACCTGCCCAAGCCCTTTGGCCCGCGCGAGCTGCTCGCCCGCCTGCGCGCGGTGTTGCGGCGAGCGCAGCCGTCGGCCGTGGCGGACCGGCTCGAGTCGAGCGGGGTCTCCATCGACGTGTCCGGGCGCGAGGTGCGGGTGGAGGGACGCGCGGTGGATTTGACGGGGCTGGAGTTCGACCTGCTGCTCGCGCTGGTGCGGCGGGCGGGCCGGGTGATTCCCCGCGACGCGCTCCTGGGCGAGGCGGGGCGAAATGACACCGTGGTGAGCGAGCGCACCGTGGACGTGCACATCTCCCACCTGCGCCAGAAGCTGGGGGACGTGGGCACACGCCTCATCAAGACGGTGCGCGGCGTGGGGTACGTCTTCGCGAAGGAAGGCACCTGATGGGCTGGGGCCACCGGCATCCCCACGGGGGGCCCTGGGGACGGAGGCCCCCTCCGGGTTTCCGCCACCATCACCCTGAACATCCCCACCACCGGCGCAAGTTCCACCTGGGCCGGCTCGGGTCCTTCGTGCAGGCGCGGCTGCGGCGGCGGCTGTTCGTCATGTTCGGGCTCACCATCCTGGTGACGGTGTTCGTGGTGTCGTGGGTGATGAAC
This region of Corallococcus silvisoli genomic DNA includes:
- a CDS encoding response regulator transcription factor, with translation MPTRVLLIDDDTRMFELLAEYLGQNGITVSHAPDGGRGLAALEANAFDAVLLDVMMPGMDGLEVCKRIRAKSRIPVLMLTAKGDETDRVVGLELGADDYLPKPFGPRELLARLRAVLRRAQPSAVADRLESSGVSIDVSGREVRVEGRAVDLTGLEFDLLLALVRRAGRVIPRDALLGEAGRNDTVVSERTVDVHISHLRQKLGDVGTRLIKTVRGVGYVFAKEGT